A single region of the Gilliamella apis genome encodes:
- a CDS encoding ShlB/FhaC/HecB family hemolysin secretion/activation protein translates to MINLSIKKHLFAWGAIIIPSFVALAEPPPKTQQLSDQQLIRQQERDRALQDTLTPSAPDIHLLPPTHETSDIHFPTESFCFNIHQVQLLERDKLPWFIPINKLARQAEHRCLGVEGVNLLMTKIQDRLISYGYITTRVVAPEQDLTSGTLKLLLVEGKVRKLYYSDDSDKYAQLYSAMPVRENQPLNLRDIEQGLENLQRLPTVSSQMKLVPGDKPGESDVVITREQSKMWRLGLSVDDSGTKATGRDQAGATLYLDNLLSLSDAFYVSGGHDINGKGKYGSRNFLLSYSIPYGYWLLSASLSGNKYHQTIAGQNENFEYSGRSRNANVQISRVIHRNESQKTTLSYGITLRESHNYINDTEIENEQRKTTHWQLGLQHRHYIDDITLDVGVSYQKGVRWFNAKKAPEENNPEDTSSALSNIFLVNFSANVPFKVKEQSFRYRLDYQGQYTRGDDLTSPDQFSIGGRWSVRGFDGELTLKADRGWYLRNELSWQGPFNHEPYLGIDTGEVSGNKSEYLLGRHLTGGVVGIRGNNYGFYYDFFAGKPIRKPKGFKTNPLTLGFNVNWNY, encoded by the coding sequence ATGATAAATTTATCGATTAAAAAACATTTATTTGCCTGGGGTGCTATTATCATACCCTCGTTTGTTGCGTTAGCTGAACCACCGCCAAAAACGCAACAACTGAGTGATCAGCAACTGATCCGCCAACAAGAGCGTGATAGAGCCCTTCAAGATACATTAACGCCTTCGGCACCTGACATCCATTTATTACCACCAACTCATGAAACAAGTGACATCCATTTTCCAACAGAGTCATTTTGTTTCAATATTCATCAGGTGCAATTATTAGAACGAGATAAATTACCTTGGTTTATTCCTATCAATAAACTGGCTCGTCAAGCCGAGCACCGTTGTTTAGGTGTAGAAGGTGTCAATTTATTGATGACCAAAATACAAGACCGCTTAATTAGCTATGGATATATCACCACTCGCGTGGTGGCGCCTGAGCAAGATTTAACGTCAGGCACATTAAAACTATTATTAGTGGAAGGAAAAGTACGAAAACTCTACTACAGTGATGATAGTGATAAATATGCTCAATTGTATAGCGCAATGCCAGTAAGAGAAAATCAACCTCTTAACTTACGTGATATCGAACAAGGTCTGGAAAACCTACAGCGGTTACCGACAGTTTCCAGTCAAATGAAACTGGTACCGGGCGATAAACCAGGGGAAAGTGATGTGGTTATCACGCGAGAGCAAAGCAAAATGTGGCGATTAGGGTTATCGGTTGATGATTCGGGAACAAAAGCGACTGGCCGAGACCAAGCTGGTGCGACTTTATATTTAGACAATCTATTATCCTTAAGCGATGCGTTTTATGTCTCCGGTGGTCACGATATTAATGGTAAAGGGAAATATGGCTCACGTAACTTCCTCTTATCTTATTCTATCCCTTATGGATATTGGTTACTGAGTGCATCATTATCCGGCAATAAATACCATCAAACGATAGCCGGTCAAAATGAGAATTTTGAGTATAGTGGTCGCAGCCGCAATGCTAATGTACAAATCAGCCGAGTAATTCATCGTAATGAATCACAAAAAACAACCTTAAGTTATGGCATTACCCTTCGTGAATCTCATAACTATATTAATGACACTGAAATAGAGAACGAACAACGTAAAACTACGCATTGGCAATTAGGGTTACAACATCGACATTATATTGACGATATAACTTTAGATGTGGGTGTTAGCTATCAAAAAGGGGTTCGTTGGTTTAACGCCAAAAAAGCCCCCGAAGAAAACAATCCTGAAGATACCAGCAGTGCATTGTCAAATATTTTTCTGGTTAATTTCTCCGCCAATGTGCCATTTAAAGTAAAAGAGCAGTCGTTTCGCTATCGTTTAGACTATCAAGGCCAATATACCCGTGGCGATGACTTAACTTCACCAGACCAATTTTCAATTGGTGGCCGTTGGTCTGTACGTGGTTTTGATGGGGAATTAACATTAAAAGCAGACCGTGGATGGTACTTGCGTAATGAACTTTCCTGGCAAGGGCCATTTAATCATGAGCCGTATCTAGGTATCGATACGGGTGAAGTGTCGGGCAATAAAAGTGAGTACCTACTAGGTCGACACTTAACCGGTGGCGTAGTTGGTATTCGTGGAAATAATTATGGTTTTTATTATGATTTCTTTGCCGGTAAACCAATCCGCAAACCAAAAGGTTTTAAAACCAACCCATTAACATTGGGCTTTAATGTTAACTGGAACTATTAA